The genome window GGATTGATTGAGGAAAGTTATGTATCAACTATTCTAAACACAAAGGTCATTTGGTTCAGTTGTTCAACCACTAAAAGGGAACTGCTTAAAGGCAAGATATAGAACAAAGAAGCCAAGCAAAAACAAAACTACAAGAAATAACAATATGTAAACGATTATCTTTTCCATGGTAATCACCATTTTCGCAGCAGGTATCAATACTAGCTTACATTAGAACACAGGATGAAAAAACATCAGAGTACCAAATAATATTGGTACCCAATCACTAGCTTTTCTAAACTTATTAATTCGTGTAGCCAATGATTAGCATAACCGCTGACAAAATTGCACAAACAACCCAAGTGTAAAAAGCAATCCTTGATTTTGTTACAGCCCACCTCAGGAGGGCGATAAACCCGATAATGATTACAGTTATGAGAAGGAAAATCGGAACCAACAAGATCCACATAATTTTTCCACCTTTCTCAAAAAAGAAAGCCCCCAGCCGGGAGCCCAAACGTTTTCTTCGCCAAGAAAATTATACCACGGGCTTTCCGCGAGGGGGAATGAAAGATGAGCGCACAGGTACAAGAGCAAATGTCATTTCTGCAACCAGTTAATGAGACAGAAGTCAGAAAGGCAGTTGTGAAGGAACTGAAAGAATACAAAGCCCTCCGTGTTGCTGTACAAAACAAACAGGAACTAAAAGAGAAGGGCATTGGTCAACTGTTTCCACGGCTCCAGCAAACAGAGACGATAAACGAGCTGAAGGCTAAACAGATTGAACGGGCATTACAATACTCTTTGGATGAGATAGAGCGTCGGATCATCGAAGAGAAATATTTAAGCACATCCAGGGTAAAAGACATCACAGTGTATATAGAGCTCAATCTTACGAAAGACCAGTATTACGAGAGAAAAAAAGACGCGATCGCACAAATCGCCAGGGCACTCGGTATGATCTGAGTGCCTTTTTTATGCAAAAAACCGTCGACAAAATCCCGACAAAATACGGGATAAAACCCGGACAAAATCAAGGATATTTTGCTGGACGTTTTTACCAACGCGAATCGGTAATCTTGAGTCAAGAGCAAGCCACACAAGCTCTTGGGAGATACCGTCTATCCCTTATCAATGGCGTACCTGAGCGACTCTATGGATGATGACGAATGTTGCCTTACGAGAGGGGGGCATTCTGAGTCTGAACGCGCTAGTCTTGCGACGATCGTAGCAGGGAACAAAGCAAATTTCTTTTCATTGCTATGTACTGCATGCGGTTTTCAAGCTTGGGAACCCCTCTCGGAGTTTAAGAAAATCGCGAATTTCTCTGTTGAGATATACCGGACAGGGGATTAAATGCGAGACCTACGGCTCCGACCCCTCGCCCCTTGTCCCTTGTCCAGTACCTCTCATGATTGAATACGCCGATCCTGACAAATGAGTGCAGAATTGACCGGCTGCGCTACCTCCTATAACCTGTGACCGCAGTAGGTATAAGGATTGGCTCGCGGCGGAGGCCCCTGCCGAAGGAAGTGGGGATAGACAATCTCCCTCTAAGTGATACAAAATAAAGCAATAGGGGGGATATTTTTGCAATTCGATAAAGAAACGATTACGTTATTAGGTGTCATCACTGCTGCAATTATCGCTCTGATTGGACAAATTGTAGTTGCAATCATCACGAAAACCAACGAACGCAAAAAAGCACTCTATAGTATCGTATTTGAATGTGCGTATAAGGAATGGGAATACCAAAATAATCGGATGATTGAAACTGCAAAACAAAAAGGCGGCGGAACAATAACAGAGTATCCGTACATGGACTATTTGTTATTCTATAAGCTGTTCATCAAATTAGTGGATAAGAAAAAAGTAAGTGAAAAGGATATTCGTGCTTTCTTTCTAGAGCAAAAGAATATCTCCAAAATTCTAGAAGAAGAACGAATAAGACATGGAATGATTAACCATAGATAAGCACCCAAGCGGTGCTTTTTTTCATGGAGGTGGGTGATATGTAGTGCGGCAGTTCGTTGACACCGGGACGGGTGAGGTGTTCTACGAGGAACAAATTCTCCGACGCCCCGATGAAATCGTGAAGGTATTTCGGCCAGCAGGCCGCAGCGTCAAATTCGTGAAAATCAAAGCCAGCCAAAAGGCAAAGCGACGGCTCAGGAAGCTGTCACTCGCTGAGGCTGGTTTTTTGTTGAAAATAGCGCCGTATGCCAGTGAGGGAACAAACCTACTGGAAGGTGATAACGAACGAGGACAGAAGGGCATACCGCTTACGGTTAAAGAACTTGCCCGGATCGCAAATTGCTCCTATCTAACAGCACGCAAGATCGTGAATACATTCATTGAGCTGCATGTCTTACGCCGTACCGATATGGAAGGGCGGTCAGCATTGGCGATCAATCCCCTGTACTCGCTCAACGGCAAGTCAGCAGAAGCAGCCCTCCTGCAGCTTTTCAGGAGGGAGATATCGGAGGCAGGGGAGGATCCGAATTCGGATTAGGGGGTCGCCAGAAGGTAACAACCTCCAAAACCTTGAGCCTCTAAGCGTTATAGCCATTATTGGTAGTGATACAAAACGTATACTTTTCCACCTAAATAGTAGTCGTTTTGTAACACTAAAAAAAGTGCCGACAGCCCCACAGTAGCAAGCACTACACCGATTTTGGGGATGGCAATATTCTTTATTCTTACTTTATTGCCACGAAGGAGCTGAACAGCATGGATATACGGAAAATACCCGTCTCAATGATCAAGGCTGCTGAGTATAATCCACGGATTGATTTGCAACCTGGTGATCCCGAATACGAAAAGCTGAAAAGGTCCCTGGAAGAGTTTGGTTACGTTGAGCCTCTTGTTTGGAATGAGCGTACCGGAAACCTCGTTGGTGGACATCAGCGGTTCAAAATCCTCACCTACGAACAGCATGCTGCAGAGGTTGAGGTCTCAGTCGTTAATCTGGATGACACCCGAGAAAAAGCGCTCAATCTGGCGCTGAACAAAATCAGTGGGGCTTGGGATGAAGAGAAGCTGGCCCAGGTACTGGCTGATCTGCAGGAAAGTGACCTGGACATCTCACTTTCTGGTTTTGACGATGAGGAAGTCACGGAACTGCTCAGTGAATACATGGACATTCAAGTGGAGGATCCAGTCGTTGATGATGATTTCGACGTGC of Brevibacillus choshinensis contains these proteins:
- a CDS encoding ArpU family phage packaging/lysis transcriptional regulator, whose amino-acid sequence is MSAQVQEQMSFLQPVNETEVRKAVVKELKEYKALRVAVQNKQELKEKGIGQLFPRLQQTETINELKAKQIERALQYSLDEIERRIIEEKYLSTSRVKDITVYIELNLTKDQYYERKKDAIAQIARALGMI